From the Terriglobia bacterium genome, the window GCGAAGCTGAGCAGGTCCTGTACGATTTCCTTGGTGCGCTGGGTCTCCTGCAGAATGATCTCCAGGTCCTGTCTGACCACGGCCGGGAGATCGGTATTTTCCAGCAGCAGGTCGGTGAAGCCGAGGATCGCCGCCAGGGGATTGTTGACCTCGTGGGCCACTCCGGAAACCAGCCGGCCCAGAGTGGCCATTTTCTCGGAGTGCGCCAGCTTGGCCTGCAGAATCGCCGCGTCGGTGATGTCCGTCATAACCACGACAATGTTGTTTACCACGCCCTGCTCATCGCGCATGGGACTGAGGCTGACGGAAAAATGGCCCAGAGTGGCGTCCCCGCGGCGCATGCGCAGCTCGAGGTTTTCCATCTGCTGCCCGTGCGCGGTGGTCCCCAGGGCGGCGTCGAATTCCCGGCGCTGTGCGGGCTCCACCCAGTCCACCAGGCGGCGGCCGATCAATTCGTTCTCGCGGTAGCCGGCGTCGTAGCAGCGGCGGTTGGCGTAGGTGATGAGCCCCGCCGTATCCAGCACCAGAATCATGCTCTGCGTGGCATTCAGGATCTTCTGGTTGAAATCCCGCTCGCGTTGCAGTTGCGCCTGGAAAATGCGCTGCTCGGTCACGTCCAGCATCAGCCCGCGGATTTGTGCGATCTCTCCCTGGGCATTGCGCACGGCGGTGATGTTTTGCAGGGTATGCAGCAGGGAGGCGTCCTTGCGCCGCAACGTCTCTTCGTAATTGCGCAGCACGCCGTGCTGGCGCAGGGTCAGCAGGACGCGTTCCCGCGAGGCCGGATCAGGATACAGGTGGCGGCTGACGTCGGCTCGCAGCAACTCGTCGCGCGAGCTGTACCCCAGCATGCGCACCATGGCGTCATTCACATCCAGGAATTGCCCGCCCGGTGTGGCAAAGAACAATCCTTCCTGGATGCTGTTGAAGAGATCGCGGTAGCGCCGCTCGGCTTCCAGGCGGTCGGTGATGTCCCGGAGAACGTGAATCGTGCGCACGTCCTGGCCGGCGGCGCCGGGAGTTCGCGAGGTGGAGACCAGGTAGGTCCGCTCCTGCCCTGCCAGCATGTATTCCTCGCGGGCGCGCTGCGGATCCCGGCACAGCGGGCAGGGCAGCCCGCTGCCTTCCTCGGCAATCTGCCGCAGGCGGCTCATGGGCTCGCCGACCAGGGCCACTGGCGGCGCACCCAGTTCCGAAGCCAGCGAGCGATTGGTCCGCACGATCCTCCAGGATTGGTCATGGACCACGATGTAATCGGTGATGGCATCGATGTCTTCGACCCACTGGCGCTTGGAGCGCTCCAATTGCGAAAAGCGCCGGAAATTCACCAGCGAGAGGGAGGCATGGGAGGCCAGGGCCCGGAGCAGCCTCCGCTCGGATTCATCCAGGTGCTGCGCCGCGCGCACCACGCAGACGCAGCCGAACCGTTCGCCATCCCCGGAAACGATCTGCAGGAGAATGGTCTCCAGATTCTTTCGCGGAGCCTGCACCGCGGAAAATAGCACCCGGTCGAAGGGCAGCACGGCGATCTCTTCCGCTGCCGCGTCGGCCGTCTGGAGAATGGCCTTGGCGAGAAGTTTCTGGCGCGGATCCGCCTCGCGGCGCGGGGGCTCGTTGGAATAGAGCTCCGCATCCTCGCCCTGGAAAACGGCCACGGCGCACCAGTGGGCCTGCAGCAGGCGCGCGGCGCGCACGGCAAATTTTTGCAGGAATTCCGGAAGATTGCCGGACTGCACGGCGTCGAGCGCCAGGTCCATGAGTTCTTCGGCGCGGCGCGAGGCGGCGCGGACACCCGAAACTCCTCCCCGGCCGGAGGGAGTACGGCGAGACGAGAGGGCTTTAGCGCCACGCATCGGGGATCAGGGGGCTCTGCGTGCGTCTCAATGGTTATGCCAGAGCATACCCACGTTATCTGTCAATCTCAAACTGAGTCAATCAAAGTTGAGACGCCTGGTGTTGAATCAACCACTCGCAGGAATCACCGCCAACGTCTCACGCTGAGACCAATTGCCGTCTTTCCTCGACCCCTTGAGACGCTCGCGGGGTTTCTTCGGTGCGAGTTCTGGATCGGCTCCCTCTCCTAACTTGCAGTCCGAAAACAGCTTGTTTGCGATTTACGGAAATGCCGCGGGGTTTACCGCGCCTTTCGCGGCCTGGCCCTCGACGTGCCTTTCCATCCACGGGTGCGTTTCGTTCCTAAGGAGATATGACGGCAATGAGAAATAAGTGGGCAGGTATCCTGATGGCAGTTCTGGTCTTAGGCCTTGCGGCGTCGGCTGGTTTTGCGCAGCACGGGACTGTCGAAGAAACGAAACGCAAGGTTCGTCTCAGAGTTGCTCCTTCGTATCCCGAGCTTGCTCAGCGCATGAACATCTCCGGCAAGGTCAAGCTGGAAATCGTGGTCGCACCGGATGGGGAAGTGCGGACCTCGCGAGTGATTGGCGGCCACCCCTTGCTGGTCAAGGCAGCGCAGGATGCCGTCAAGGAATGGAAGTTCGTTCCGGCCGCGGAAGAAACGACGGTGATAGTGGTATTCGAGTTCAATAGTCCGGCCAGGTAATCGAGAGACAATCCCCGAAGGGTAACGGCAGAGTAGCAGGGGGAAACGCGGTTTCACAGGAGTGGAGGGTTCCGGCAATGACGATTGGCAAGAGACTCTATCTGGGCTTCGGGGCCATTCTGGCCTTTCTGGCCGTGCTTTTCATCTTGAACTCGGTGGCCGTGCTGAAAGAACGCTCGGTCCGCGCCGATGCCGCTAACGCGCTGGAAAACGTGCGCGCCATCGAGGCCGTGCGCTTCCAGATCATGACCAACCGCGTGAACCTCGACAATTTCCTGCTCAGCGGGGATCCCCGCGATGAGGAGAAAGTCACGCGCGGGATCGCCGAGCTCGGCGAGCTGATCAAGCGCAGCGAAACGCAAGCCGTTGGCGACTTGGTGCACACCGCCCTGATCCAGGTCGAAGGCACCGAACAGAACTGGAGCGAAACTTTTGCCAAACCGCTTCTGGCCAAGCGCCATCAGGTGGACTCCGGAGACGCGTCCGTTTCCGATCTGCAGGTCTTCTACCTGCAGAAGGACCCCAGCGGCTGGCTGACGAAGTCTTCGAGCGTGCTGGACCAGACGACGCGCGATATCAGCGACAACCTGCAGGAGATAACCAAGGCTGCTTCCCGCGCCACCACGGTCACAACCATTTTGAGCACTGCCGGCACCTTGATTGCCCTGCTCCTGGGCATCGGCATCGCCTACTACACGGCCAAGTCCATCTCCGAACCGCTCAAGCACCTGATCACGGTGGCGCGGGAGATCGGGGACTCCGGTGACCTGGACCAGAACATCGACATTCACCGCGACGACGAGATCGGGGCCCTGGCCACGACCTTCAATAACCTGGTCTCCTACCTCAAGGAGATCGCGGCCATCTCCATGGCCGTGGCTGCAGGGGATCTCACTGTGGAAGTGGAGCCGCGCTCCAAGCGCGACACCCTGGGCAACGCCTTCGTGCAGATGTCTGAGGGCTTGCAGCAGTTGGTGCGCCAGGTCCGGGAAAGCGCCTCGCAGGTTGCCTCGGGCTCGAGCCAGGTTGCCGGTGCTTCCAGTGAATCGGCGCGGGTCAGCGTGCAGGCCTCTACGGCCATCGAGGAAGTTACCAGCACCATGCATGAGATGAGCATCAACGTGCAGAACGTGGTGAAAAACACGCAGGTGCAGGCCTCCAGCGTCGCGGAAACTTCGGCGTCCATCGACGAAATGGTCACCTCAATCCAGCGCGTGGCGGATACCGCCAAGGTGCTGCTGGACATTGCCAACCGCTCGCGCGAGGAAGTCGGCACCGGCATCGCCACCATGGAAAAGGCCACGGACGGCCTGAACCGCACCAATATGGCCATCCAGACCTCGGCGGAGATCATCAACGTCCTCGGGCATCGCGCCGACGACATCGGCAAGATCATTGAAGTGATCGACGACCTCGCGGAACAAACCAACCTGCTGGCCCTGAACGCCGCCATCGAAGCGGCCCGCGCCGGGGAGCACGGCTTGGGCTTCGCGGTGGTCGCGGACGAAGTGCGCAAACTGGCGGAGAAGTCCACGCAGTCCACCAAGGAAATCGCCGACCTCATTCAAAGCATCCAGCGCGAGGCCCGGCAGGCCGTGGAAAATATGGAACGCAGCACGCGCATTGTCGAGGAAGGGCTGTCGCTCGGCAATGACTTGAACTCGGCGTTGCACAAGATCTCCAACGTGGTCACCGAAGTCTATAAATTTTCGCAGGAGATCGGCGCGGCCACCAACGAGCAGTCCGTCGGATCCTCGCAGATCGCCAAGGCCACCAGCCGCCTCACGGAAATCACCCAGGAAATCAACTCCGCGGTCGAGGAGCAGGCTTCGGGGGCGCAGGCGGTGGTGCGCGCCATGGATAAAATGCGCGAACTCGTGCAGCAGTCGGCCTCCAGCTCGACCGAGCTTTCGGCGGCTGCCGACCAGATGCTCAAGCTTTCCGGGCATCTGCTCAGCTCCATGGACCGCTTCGCCATCGATCGGGTGGCCCCGCGGGCCCACCAGGAATACGCCAAGGCGCGGCAGAATTCCGAAGCGATGCGTGTGCGCAGCAGGGAATACGCGGAAGTCTCGCGTTCCTGATGTATCCGGAGCTTGTGTGATGGAAAAAGATCTCCAGGTTGTGGGCTTTCGCATCGGGGACGAGACGTACGGCGTGCGCATCTCCGCCGTGCGCGAGATCGTGCGCGTTCCGGACATCACCATCGTCCCCAACGCCCCGGAGATGATCGAAGGGGTGATCAATCTTCGCGGAAAAATCATCCCCGTGATGGACCTGCGCAAACGGTTCCGGCAGGCCGAGATTCGCGCGGATAAGAAAAACCGCATTCTGGTGGTCGAACTCAATGACCGGCTCCTGGGGCTGATTGTCAATTCCGCGTCGGAAGTGCTGAAGCTTCCGCCATCGGAGATCGAAGCGCCGGGGAATATGTTCTCCGACGGGGAATCGGGATATGTGACGGGTGTGGGCAAACTGAACGGGCGGCTGATCATTCTGCTGGATATCGCAAAACTGCTGCACCGCCCGGAATTCGGGCGCATCGAGGAGGCCGCGGAACCCGTTGCCAGCATGCGCTGACGCGGGGCAGTTGCCCCGTGTTGTGGCCGACGGCCGGAGCCGCCCCAGGAATCCCCTATGGAAACCGCCATCGCACAGGTTCCCCTGACCGACGCGGAATTGAAACTGCTGCAAACCCTCATTTACCAGGAATGCGGAATGTACTTCGATGAACGCCGCGCCCATTTCCTGAAAGACCGGCTGCAGCGCCGCCTGAAGGTCTGCCAACTGGACTCCTTCTACGCCTACTATCGGCTGCTTACGAGCCGGGAAGGCAAGCAGGAACTGGCTTTGCTGCTCGAAAATCTTACCGTCAACGAGACCAGTTTTTTCCGCAACAAGCCGCAGCTGGATCTGCTGCAGAAAACGGTTCTGGAAGATCTGCTGCACCGCAAGCAGGAACGTCGCGACTGGACGATGCGCGTCTGGAGCGCGGGCTGCTCGACGGGGCAGGAGCCGTATTCGGTGGCCATCCTCTTCTGCGACGCGCTGGCCTACTATTACCTGCGCAATCCGCTGCCCTTCGAAGTGCCCTCGCCCAAGCCGCTCATCCCCCCGCCGTGGAAGCTCGAGGTGCTGGCCTCGGACATGAGCTACGCGGCGCTGCGCTCGGCGCAGGAAGGCGCCTATTCGGAAACGCACATGGAGCCGGTGGACTACACCACGCGGCTGCGCTATTTCGAAAAAGCCGGCGACAAGTACGCCGTGAAGCACGCCCTGAAGGAACTCGTACAGTTCGACTTTCATAACCTGAAAACGGAATTTCTGCCGCGCCGCAACGACATCATCCTGTGCCGCAACGTCATGATCTATTTCGATGAAGCGGAGCAGAAGCGGCTCATCGAGAAGTTCTGGCACTGCCTCAATCCGGGAGGCTACCTGTTCGTGGGGCACGCGGAGAGCCTGTTCGGGTTGAGTACGAAATTCCGCATGATCCACGAGAACAACGGCACGGCCTACCAGCGTCTGGAGGCGGCCACGTGAGTCATCCGCTCGATGATCGCGGCGGGGATCTGCGCGCGCTCTTCTTCGAGAGCGCTTACGAACTGCTGCAGACATTGAACGATGCAGGGCTCGAGCTGGAAGCGCATTCGGCCGATCCCGAAGTGATTCGCCGCGTGCGCCGCGTCGTGCACACCCTGAAGGGCGATTCCGCCGCCTGCGGCTATCTGGGCTTGAGCGACCTGGCGCACGAGTTGGAGAACGTGCTGTTGCCGGAGATCGGCGAGAGCCGGGGTCCGCAGCTTGCGGAAGTCGTGCTGGCGGCTGCCGACGGGATTGATTCGCTGCTCAGCGCCTATCGTCAGAATGCGGAGCCTCCGTCCACGGAGCCGCTGCGGGATCAAATCCGTTTGTTCCTGAAGACCGCCACGGACACGCCCGCTTCCGCGCCGGTCGAAAACCGGCCGGCGGCGCGGTTCGTCTGGAGCGAATACGAGCAGCTGATGATTTCCGAGGCCCTGCACCGCGGGGAGAACGTTTACAACCTTGCGCTGCGCATCGACCCCCTGAGCGCCATGCGGGCCGCGGCCTTTCAACTGGTGCGCAACGTGCTCCACGGCCTGGGTACGGTGATCGCTCTGCATCCCGAAGACAACAGCACGGCCGCGACCGTGGAAGTCATCGAGGCCGCGCTCGCCTGTACCCAGACGGAAGAGACCATCGCTCGCCGCTGTAAGATTCCTGCGATTATCGCGGACCTGGTGATTACGCGCGCGACCCCGGCCGAAACCCCCGAGCACGACCTGCTCAGCGAGCTCCTCGAGGCCCAGGCCACCGTAGCCGGGGGCGCAGCGGCTCCAGCGGAAGGCGCGTCACCGCAGCGCCCCGGCGGCAGCGCCTCCGCGGTCAATGCCGTGGTGGAGAGCACGCTCCGCGTCGAGACCGCGCGCATCGATTCCGTGATGAACCTGGTCGGCGAGCTCATCATTGGCAAGTCCATGCTGAACCGCGCCATCGTCGAATTTGACCGGCGCCACGCCCACGACCCCCTGCACGCCAAGCTCCTGGACGCTCTCGCTTTTCAGGCTCGCGTGCTGGACGAGCTGCACAAGTCGGTTCTGAAGATCCGCATGGTTCCCGTGGAGCAGCTTTTCCGCCGCTTCCCGCGCGTCGTGCGCGACGTCGCCAAGCAGTGCAACAAGGATGTGGCCCTCGAGCTGGCCGGGCAGAATACGGATCTCGACAAAGGCATCCTCGACGCCCTGGCCGAGCCCATCACGCACCTGGTGCGCAACGCCGTGGATCACGGCATTGAGCCGCCCGAGGCGCGGCTGGCCGCCGGCAAACCCGCCCGTGGCACGGTCTATCTCAACGCCTACCACCAGGGTGCGCAGGTCGTCACCGAGGTGCGCGATGACGGGCGCGGCATTGACGTCGCGCGTCTCCGCGCCAAGGCTGTCGCGCGCGGCCTCCTTTCGGCAAAGGATGCGGAGCGTCTCAGCGACGCCGATGCCCTCAATTTGATCTTTGAGCCCGGCCTCAGCACCGCTGCGGAAGTGACCGAAATCTCCGGCCGCGGCGTGGGCATGGACATCGTGCGCAGCGTGCTCGATCGCCTGAAAGGCACCGTGCAGCTCTCCTCGCAGCTCGGCCAGGGGACCCTGTTTCAGCTCCGCGTGCCGCTGACCCTGGCGAGCATCCAGGCCCTCATGTTCCGCGTGAATAACCGTCTTTTTGCCGTGCCGCTCTCTTCGGTCATGGAGATCACGCGGGTTTCCGAGGCCGAAATCCACCGCGTGGATCAGCGGGAGGTTCTGCAGCTGCGCGACCACATCCTGTCCCTGGTGCGCCTCAGCAGCCTTGAGCGCATTCACACCGTGGAGGCGCGCAAGCGTTCCTTCGTGGTTGTCATTGGAACGGGGGAACGCCGCTTCGGCCTGCTGGTGGACAGTCTGGTGGGAGAAGAAGAACTGGTGATCAAGGCGCTTCCGGAAGAAATCGTCACCAGCGATCTGGTGAGCGGGGCATCCATTCTGGGTGATGGAACGGTGGTGCTGATTCTCAACGTGTCCGCGGTGCTGGCGCGCCTGTCGCGCGCCCCGGCCCTGGGAGCCATCGCATGAGCGAGCGCATTCGAGTCCTGGTGGTGGACGACTCCGCGCTGATGCGCAAGTTGATCCCGCGCATCCTCGAAGCGGATTCCTCCATCGAGGTGGTGGGGACGGCCATGGACGGTGCGTTTGCCCTGAGGAAGATCGAGGAGCTGCGCCCGGATGTGATCACGCTGGATCTGGAGATGCCGCGGATGGACGGGCTGGAAGCGCTGCGCATGATCACCAAGGAACACCAGGTTCCGGTGATCGTCTGCAGCACGCATTCCCGGGAGGGCGCTTATTCTACGTTCAAAGCCCTGGCCTTCGGCGCCATCGACTTCGTCGCCAAGCCCAAAGACGCCGCCGCCGGCCGCCTGGAAACCATCGCCGGTGACTTGATCCAGAAGATCAAGGTGGCCAGCCGCGTCAAGGCCCGGCGAAGCGCGGCGCAAGTGTCTGCGGAGCCGCCGCCGGTGGCGAAAAACCGCGTGCGCGCCGCCACCGCGCCGAACCGCATCATCGCCATCGGCATTTCCACGGGCGGGCCGAATGCTCTGCAGTATGTCCTGCAACAGATTCCACCGGATTTTCCCGCCTGCATTCTGGTGGTCCAGCACATGCCCGAAGGCTTTACGGAAATGTTCGCCAAGCGCCTGAACGAGTGCTGTGCGTTGGAGATTTCCGAGGCGCGTTCCGGTGATTTGCTGCTGGCCGGGCGGGTGCTGATCTGTCCCGGCAACCGCCATCTGCTGGCGCGCCACATGCCCCGCGGGGATATGGCGGTGCTTTCGGATAGTCCGCCGGTGAACGGACATCGCCCCTCGGTGGACGTGCTGTTTCATTCCGTGGCTCAGGAGTTTGGCCCCAGCGCCGTGGGGCTGCTGATGACCGGGATGGGCGAGGACGGCGCCGACGGACTGGGCGCCATCAAGAACGCCGGTGGACCGACGATCGCCCAGAGTGAGGAAAGTTGCGTGGTAAGCGGGATGCCCCGCGCCGCCATGGAAAAGGGCTTTGTGGGGACCATCGTTCCGTTGGAAAAAATCGGCGCGTATCTCGTCAGCCACTACGGGGGCACTCGCCGGAACTCCGAAAAAACGGACGAGGTTGAAAAGACGGAAAAGAACGAAACGCGAAGAAGGATACCGGTTTCATCCTCGCGCACCTGAATCGGTGCCTGGGGAATAAGGAGAAGGCCATGCCGCAATTTGCCGCTCTGCTTCGAAAAGATAGCCAGCCGGTCCGCTACCTTGTGGTGGACGATTCGGTCTTCGCGCGTAAGAACCTCATCAAGATGATTGAGCTGTTCGGCGGCGAGGTGGCCGGTGAAGCGGGTGACGGCCTGACGGCCATCGCGGAATACAACCGCGTCAGGCCCGACGTCGTCCTCATGGACATCACCATGCCGCAGATGGAAGGCATCGAGGCGGTGGAGCGCATCGTGCGCCAGCACGCCGAGGCCCGCATCATCATGGTCTCCTCGGTCGGTTACCAGGAAAACATTCTGGCGGCGCTGCAGAAGGGGGCCAAGCACTTCGTGCAGAAGCCCGTCAAACCCGACGGCTTGTACGAAATCTTGCGCTACGTCCTGAGCGATGAGGCCGGCAGCACGTCCGCCGCTCCGGTCGCCGCGGGGGAGGAGTTCGACCAATGAAAATGGAGCTGATCCAGCCCTTCATTGACGCCGCGGACGCCGTCTTCGCCGAAGCCCTGCAGGCGCCCACCAACATCCTCGACCTGTCCATGGATGAGGAGACCTATCGCCGCAAGGGCGTCGCGGCTCTCATTCTGATTAAGGGCGAGATCGAGGGCCGGGTGATTCTCGATCTGGCGCCGGACGTGGCCATGAAAGTGGCCAGTCATCTCGCGGGAAGCGATCTGCCGGAAAGCGAGCAGGTGGTCCGCGAGACGGTCTGCGAGCTCGCCAACATGATCATCGGCAATTCCGTAACCCTCCTGAATGACCAGGGATTCCGCTTCAAGATCTATCCCCCGGAGATTCACGGCAAGGAGGTGGGTCTGGAGGGCAACGCGGATACCGAAGCCATGGTTCTGTGCATTGAGACGCCCTGCGGCGAGGTCTATCTCAACATCGCCATGCATTACCTGCGCCGGCGGCGCGTGGAACGCGCTGTCCTGCCGGCGGTGGAATAAACGGCAGTGGCACTCCCCGAACTATTTGAGGTAGGCCGCACCGTGACGGTAAAGCCCGGCGGCGGGAATCAGCCGGGAGGACACGATGCGAATGGGCACAAAGATGGCGCTGTTGCCCGGCGTGAACGGCACGGCAATTTCCAGCCGCGTGCCTTCCGCGTATTGATTCCGGCT encodes:
- a CDS encoding PAS domain S-box protein, encoding MDLALDAVQSGNLPEFLQKFAVRAARLLQAHWCAVAVFQGEDAELYSNEPPRREADPRQKLLAKAILQTADAAAEEIAVLPFDRVLFSAVQAPRKNLETILLQIVSGDGERFGCVCVVRAAQHLDESERRLLRALASHASLSLVNFRRFSQLERSKRQWVEDIDAITDYIVVHDQSWRIVRTNRSLASELGAPPVALVGEPMSRLRQIAEEGSGLPCPLCRDPQRAREEYMLAGQERTYLVSTSRTPGAAGQDVRTIHVLRDITDRLEAERRYRDLFNSIQEGLFFATPGGQFLDVNDAMVRMLGYSSRDELLRADVSRHLYPDPASRERVLLTLRQHGVLRNYEETLRRKDASLLHTLQNITAVRNAQGEIAQIRGLMLDVTEQRIFQAQLQRERDFNQKILNATQSMILVLDTAGLITYANRRCYDAGYRENELIGRRLVDWVEPAQRREFDAALGTTAHGQQMENLELRMRRGDATLGHFSVSLSPMRDEQGVVNNIVVVMTDITDAAILQAKLAHSEKMATLGRLVSGVAHEVNNPLAAILGFTDLLLENTDLPAVVRQDLEIILQETQRTKEIVQDLLSFARQRTARREPVHLNAVLRQTLKLRSYDFASHGVEVRESLQENLDPVLGDAQQLQQVFLNILNNAYDAVQEAQRPGKIEIRTSRVGPDIEVAISDNGTGISDPDRIFDPFFTTKQVGKGTGLGLSICYGIVRAHSGEIQCWNNAGGQGSTFAVRIPAAGAASLSATAMEAGR
- a CDS encoding energy transducer TonB, which gives rise to MRNKWAGILMAVLVLGLAASAGFAQHGTVEETKRKVRLRVAPSYPELAQRMNISGKVKLEIVVAPDGEVRTSRVIGGHPLLVKAAQDAVKEWKFVPAAEETTVIVVFEFNSPAR
- a CDS encoding HAMP domain-containing protein, with protein sequence MTIGKRLYLGFGAILAFLAVLFILNSVAVLKERSVRADAANALENVRAIEAVRFQIMTNRVNLDNFLLSGDPRDEEKVTRGIAELGELIKRSETQAVGDLVHTALIQVEGTEQNWSETFAKPLLAKRHQVDSGDASVSDLQVFYLQKDPSGWLTKSSSVLDQTTRDISDNLQEITKAASRATTVTTILSTAGTLIALLLGIGIAYYTAKSISEPLKHLITVAREIGDSGDLDQNIDIHRDDEIGALATTFNNLVSYLKEIAAISMAVAAGDLTVEVEPRSKRDTLGNAFVQMSEGLQQLVRQVRESASQVASGSSQVAGASSESARVSVQASTAIEEVTSTMHEMSINVQNVVKNTQVQASSVAETSASIDEMVTSIQRVADTAKVLLDIANRSREEVGTGIATMEKATDGLNRTNMAIQTSAEIINVLGHRADDIGKIIEVIDDLAEQTNLLALNAAIEAARAGEHGLGFAVVADEVRKLAEKSTQSTKEIADLIQSIQREARQAVENMERSTRIVEEGLSLGNDLNSALHKISNVVTEVYKFSQEIGAATNEQSVGSSQIAKATSRLTEITQEINSAVEEQASGAQAVVRAMDKMRELVQQSASSSTELSAAADQMLKLSGHLLSSMDRFAIDRVAPRAHQEYAKARQNSEAMRVRSREYAEVSRS
- a CDS encoding chemotaxis protein CheW, yielding MEKDLQVVGFRIGDETYGVRISAVREIVRVPDITIVPNAPEMIEGVINLRGKIIPVMDLRKRFRQAEIRADKKNRILVVELNDRLLGLIVNSASEVLKLPPSEIEAPGNMFSDGESGYVTGVGKLNGRLIILLDIAKLLHRPEFGRIEEAAEPVASMR
- a CDS encoding chemotaxis protein CheA, giving the protein MSHPLDDRGGDLRALFFESAYELLQTLNDAGLELEAHSADPEVIRRVRRVVHTLKGDSAACGYLGLSDLAHELENVLLPEIGESRGPQLAEVVLAAADGIDSLLSAYRQNAEPPSTEPLRDQIRLFLKTATDTPASAPVENRPAARFVWSEYEQLMISEALHRGENVYNLALRIDPLSAMRAAAFQLVRNVLHGLGTVIALHPEDNSTAATVEVIEAALACTQTEETIARRCKIPAIIADLVITRATPAETPEHDLLSELLEAQATVAGGAAAPAEGASPQRPGGSASAVNAVVESTLRVETARIDSVMNLVGELIIGKSMLNRAIVEFDRRHAHDPLHAKLLDALAFQARVLDELHKSVLKIRMVPVEQLFRRFPRVVRDVAKQCNKDVALELAGQNTDLDKGILDALAEPITHLVRNAVDHGIEPPEARLAAGKPARGTVYLNAYHQGAQVVTEVRDDGRGIDVARLRAKAVARGLLSAKDAERLSDADALNLIFEPGLSTAAEVTEISGRGVGMDIVRSVLDRLKGTVQLSSQLGQGTLFQLRVPLTLASIQALMFRVNNRLFAVPLSSVMEITRVSEAEIHRVDQREVLQLRDHILSLVRLSSLERIHTVEARKRSFVVVIGTGERRFGLLVDSLVGEEELVIKALPEEIVTSDLVSGASILGDGTVVLILNVSAVLARLSRAPALGAIA
- a CDS encoding chemotaxis response regulator protein-glutamate methylesterase, with translation MSERIRVLVVDDSALMRKLIPRILEADSSIEVVGTAMDGAFALRKIEELRPDVITLDLEMPRMDGLEALRMITKEHQVPVIVCSTHSREGAYSTFKALAFGAIDFVAKPKDAAAGRLETIAGDLIQKIKVASRVKARRSAAQVSAEPPPVAKNRVRAATAPNRIIAIGISTGGPNALQYVLQQIPPDFPACILVVQHMPEGFTEMFAKRLNECCALEISEARSGDLLLAGRVLICPGNRHLLARHMPRGDMAVLSDSPPVNGHRPSVDVLFHSVAQEFGPSAVGLLMTGMGEDGADGLGAIKNAGGPTIAQSEESCVVSGMPRAAMEKGFVGTIVPLEKIGAYLVSHYGGTRRNSEKTDEVEKTEKNETRRRIPVSSSRT
- a CDS encoding response regulator — protein: MPQFAALLRKDSQPVRYLVVDDSVFARKNLIKMIELFGGEVAGEAGDGLTAIAEYNRVRPDVVLMDITMPQMEGIEAVERIVRQHAEARIIMVSSVGYQENILAALQKGAKHFVQKPVKPDGLYEILRYVLSDEAGSTSAAPVAAGEEFDQ
- a CDS encoding chemotaxis protein CheX — translated: MKMELIQPFIDAADAVFAEALQAPTNILDLSMDEETYRRKGVAALILIKGEIEGRVILDLAPDVAMKVASHLAGSDLPESEQVVRETVCELANMIIGNSVTLLNDQGFRFKIYPPEIHGKEVGLEGNADTEAMVLCIETPCGEVYLNIAMHYLRRRRVERAVLPAVE